Below is a genomic region from Parageobacillus toebii NBRC 107807.
CTTTGAGCGTATATTCCACGTCTTCTTCGGTATGAGCAAGCGTAACAAACCATGCTTCATATTTGGAAGGAGCGAGGTTGATGCCTTGCTTTAACATAAGCTTAAAGAACTTCGCAAACATTTCTCCATCGCTTCGTTGGGCTTGTTCATAGTTTTCGACTTTTTCTGTTGTGAAGTAGACGGTGAATGCACCTTTTAAACGATTGATTGTTATAGGAATGCCGTATTTGTTTGCGTGAAGAAGTATGCCTTCTTCCAGCATCGCGCCGAGCTTGTCAAGATATTCGTACACGCCGTCTTGCTTGAGCACTTCAAGACAGGCGATACCGGCAAGAATCGACGCTGGGTTTCCTGCCATCGTTCCTGCTTGGTATGCCGGACCGAGCGGCGCGACTTGTTCCATAATGTCTTGGCGGCCACCATATGCACCGATTGGCAGACCGCCGCCAATAATTTTTCCAAGCGCGGTTAAATCCGGTTCGATCCCTAATAAATTTTGCGCCCCGCCGTACATAAAGCGGAATGCGGTAATCACTTCATCGTAAATGACGAGGGCTCCCGCTTGATGGGCAATTTCATTGATTGCCTCTAAAAAGCCTGGTTTTGGTGTAACGATCCCGAAGTTTCCGACGATTGGTTCCACAAGCACAGCGGCAACTTGGTCTCCCCATACGTCCATCGCTTGTTTAAACGAGTCGACATCGTTGTACGGCACAGTGATTACTTCTTGGGCGATGCTTTTTGGCACACCTGCGGAATCTGGAGTTCCTAACGTTGATGGACCGGAGCCGGCAGCGACAAGGACAAGATCGGAATGTCCGTGATAACAGCCGGCAAATTTGACAATTTTATCACGGCCCGTATAAGCGCGCGCCACGCGAATCGTGGTCATGACCGCTTCCGTTCCTGAATTGACAAAACGCACTTTTTCTAAAGACGGAATCGCTTCTTTTAACATTTTTGCAAAGGTAATTTCATGCGGCGTGGGTGTGCCGTAAAGGACGCCAGTTTCTGCGGCGCGCTGAATCGCTTTTGTAATGTGTGGATGGGCATGGCCAGCTATAATTGGTCCGTATGCCGCCAAATAGTCGATATATTTATTGCCGTCAACGTCCCAAAAATAAGCGCCTTGCGCGCGTTCCATGACGACCGGCGCTCCGCCGCCGACCGCTTTATATGAGCGGGACGGGCTGTTGACGCCGCCGACGATATGCTGCAATGCTTCTTGATAAAGCTGTTCTGATTTCGTAAATTGCATCGTTCAAATCCTCCTATTATTTCATTGCCGATTTTTATTTTAACATAAAGCATACCATTTGTTTCGGGATGTGACTTCAGATAAACTATTGCCTATGTGGAGGGAGTGTAACATGAACGTCATTGAAGTAGAAAACTTAAGAAAAGAATTTAAATCGTATTCAAGTCGCTCTGGCTTATTCGGAGCGTTTCGCGATTTATTTACACGAAATTATAAAATCATTCGCGCTGTCAACGACATTTCGTTTACTGTAAAGCAAGGTGAAATGGTCGGCTATATTGGGGAAAATGGTGCGGGGAAATCGACAACGATTAAAATGCTGACGGGAATTTTGACGCCGACATCCGGTAAAGTGCTCGTCAACGGCATGAATCCGCATAAAGAGAGGGAAGCGTTCGTTCGAACCATCGGCGTTGTGTTCGGGCAGCGCTCCCAACTTTGGTGGGATATCGCCGTCCAAGAGTCGTTTCGACTGTTGAAAAAAGTGTACCGTGTATCGGATCAAGACTACAAAGAACATATGGAACATGTCATTGAAACGCTCGATATCGGTCCTCTGTTGGACAAGCCGGTTCGCAAGCTGTCGCTTGGACAGCGGATGCGCTGTGAGCTGGCCGCTGCGCTTATTCATAACCCGCCGCTTTTATTTTTAGATGAACCGACGATTGGCTTGGATGTGCTTGTAAAACTGAAAATCCGTCAGTTTTTAAAAGAAATTAATGAGAAATACAACACAACCATTTTATTAACGACCCATGATATTTCCGACATCGAAGCGTTATGCGAACGCGTCATTATGTTGGATGAAGGAAAAATCATTTACGATGGCTCACTGCAAAAGCTAAAAGAGAATTGGGGAGAAGGGAAACAAATTCAATTTACGTTCGCAAGCGAAATTACGTTAGATGCTTTAAAGGAATTGACCGATGGTTTGCAAGTAACATGGAAAAAAGGGGAGCAAGCAAACGTCTGGACAGCAAATATAGCGCCATCGCTTCTGCCTGAAGTCATTAGCCGCGTTGTTTCCCGCTATTCGATTCAAGATATGAACATTAATGAAATTTCTACGGAAGAAATTATCCGCAACATCTACGAAGAAGGTGTTGTGCATGGATAAATATATCGAAATGATTCGCATCCGCTTTTTAATGATGCTTGCTTACCGGACGAATTATTACACAGGTATTCTCATTTATGCTATTAACATCGCGGCGTACTATTTTCTTTGGTCGGCGATTTATGGCGGAAAATCGGCGATGCAAGGCATGTCGATGGAGCAAATGACAACGTATGTTGCCATTTCATGGATGGCGCGGGCGTTTTATTTCAATAATA
It encodes:
- a CDS encoding ABC transporter ATP-binding protein, with protein sequence MNVIEVENLRKEFKSYSSRSGLFGAFRDLFTRNYKIIRAVNDISFTVKQGEMVGYIGENGAGKSTTIKMLTGILTPTSGKVLVNGMNPHKEREAFVRTIGVVFGQRSQLWWDIAVQESFRLLKKVYRVSDQDYKEHMEHVIETLDIGPLLDKPVRKLSLGQRMRCELAAALIHNPPLLFLDEPTIGLDVLVKLKIRQFLKEINEKYNTTILLTTHDISDIEALCERVIMLDEGKIIYDGSLQKLKENWGEGKQIQFTFASEITLDALKELTDGLQVTWKKGEQANVWTANIAPSLLPEVISRVVSRYSIQDMNINEISTEEIIRNIYEEGVVHG
- a CDS encoding glutamate-1-semialdehyde 2,1-aminomutase codes for the protein MQFTKSEQLYQEALQHIVGGVNSPSRSYKAVGGGAPVVMERAQGAYFWDVDGNKYIDYLAAYGPIIAGHAHPHITKAIQRAAETGVLYGTPTPHEITFAKMLKEAIPSLEKVRFVNSGTEAVMTTIRVARAYTGRDKIVKFAGCYHGHSDLVLVAAGSGPSTLGTPDSAGVPKSIAQEVITVPYNDVDSFKQAMDVWGDQVAAVLVEPIVGNFGIVTPKPGFLEAINEIAHQAGALVIYDEVITAFRFMYGGAQNLLGIEPDLTALGKIIGGGLPIGAYGGRQDIMEQVAPLGPAYQAGTMAGNPASILAGIACLEVLKQDGVYEYLDKLGAMLEEGILLHANKYGIPITINRLKGAFTVYFTTEKVENYEQAQRSDGEMFAKFFKLMLKQGINLAPSKYEAWFVTLAHTEEDVEYTLKAVENAFKQLKNE